The following nucleotide sequence is from Mytilus trossulus isolate FHL-02 chromosome 9, PNRI_Mtr1.1.1.hap1, whole genome shotgun sequence.
TGAGGATGTCCTTGTGGCTTATGGATTATAATCCCATCCCCAGATCTCACTGGCGAGATAATTGAAGACATTACCTGAGGATGTCCTTATGGCTATAGGATTATAATCCCATTCCCAGACCTCACTGGCGAGACAATTGTAAGACATTACCTGAGGATGTCCTGATGGCTAAAGGATTATTATCCCATTCCCAGACCTCACTGGCGAGACAATTGTAAGACATTACCTGAGGATGTCCTTATGGCTAAAGGATTATAATCCCCTTCCCAGACCTCACTTGCGAGACAAGTGTAAGACATTACCTGAGAATGTCCTTATGGCTAAAGGATTATAACCCATTCCCAGACCTCACTTGCGAGACAATTGTAAGACACTACCTGAGGATGTCCTTATGTCTAAAGGATTATAATCCCATTCCCAGACCTCCCTGGCGAGACAAGTGTAAGACATCACCTGAGTATGTCCTTATGGCTAAAGGATTATAATCCCATTCCCAGACCTCACTGGCGAGACAAGTGTTAGACATTACCTGAGGATGTCCTTATGGTTTAAGGATTATAATCCCATTCCCAGACCTCACTGGCGAGACAATTGTAAGACATAACCCGAGGATGTCCTTATGGCTAAAGGATTATAATCCCATTCCCAGACCTCACTTGCGAGACAATTGTAAGACATTACCGGAGGATGTCCTTATGGCTAAAGGATTATAATCCCATTCCCAGACCTCACTGGCGAGGCAAGTGTAAGACATTACCTGAGGATGTCCTTATGGCTAAAGGATTATAATCCAATTCCCAGACCCAACTGGCGAGACAAGTGTAAGACATTACCTGAGGATGTCCTTATGGCTAAAGGATTATAATCCCATTCCCAGACCTCACTGACGAGACAATTGTAAGACATTACCTGAGGATGTCCTTATGGCTAAAGTATTATAATCCCATTCCCAGACTTCACTTGCGAGACAAGTGTAAGACATTACATGAGGATGTCCTTATGGCTAAAGGATTATAATCCCATTCCCAGACCTCACTTGCGAGACAATTGTAAGACATTACCTGAGGATGTCCTTATGACTAAAGGATTATTACCCCATTCCCAGACCTCACTGGCGAGATAATTGTAAGACGTTACCTGGTGATGTTATTATAGCTAAGGGATTATAACCTCATTTCCAGACCTCACTGGCGAGACAAGTGTAAGACATTACCTGAGAATGTCCTTATGGCTAAAGGATTATAACCCATTCCCAGACCTCACTTGCGAGACAATTGTAAGACACTACCTGAGGATGTCCTTATGTCTAAAGGATTATAATCCCCTTCCCAGACCTCACTTGCGAGACAAGTGTAAGACATTACCTGAGAATGTCCTTATGGCTAAAGGATTATAACCCATTCCCAGACCTCACTTGCGAGACAATTGTAAGACACTACCTGAGGATGTCCTTATGTCTAAAGGATTATAATCCCATTCCCAGACCTCCCTGGCGAGACAAGTGTAAGACATCACCTGAGTATGTCCTTATGGCTAAAGGATTATAATCCCATTCCCAGACCTCACTGGCGAGACAAGTGTTAGACATTACCTGAGGATGTCCTTATGGTTTAAGGATTATAATCCCATTCCCAGACCTCACTGGCGAGACAATTGTAAGACATAACCCGAGGATGTCCTTATGGCTAAAGGATTATAATCCCATTCCCAGACCTCACTTGCGAGACAATTGTAAGACATTACCGGAGGATGTCCTTATGGCTAAAGGATTATAATCCCATTCCCAGACCTCACTGGCGAGGCAAGTGTAAGACATTACCTGAGGATGTCCTTATGGCTAAAGGATTATAATCCAATTCCCAGACCCAACTGGCGAGACAAGTGTAAGACATTACCTGAGGATGTCCTTATGGCTAAAGGATTATAATCCCATTCCCAGACCTCACTGACGAGACAATTGTAAGACATTACCTGAGGATGTCCTTATGGCTAAAGTATTATAATCCCATTCCCAGACTTCACTTGCGAGACAAGTGTAAGACATTACATGAGGATGTCCTTATGGCTAAAGGATTATAATCCCATTCCCAGACCTCACTTGCGAGACAATTGTAAGACATTACCTGAGGATGTCCTTATGACTAAAGGATTATTACCCCATTCCCAGACCTCACTGGCGAGATAATTGTAAGACGTTACCTGGTGATGTTATTATAGCTAAGGGATTATAACCTCATTTCCAGACCTCACTGGCGAGACAAGTGTAAGACGTTACCTGAGGATGTCCTTATGGCTAAAGGATTAAAATCCCATTCCCAGACCTCACTGGCGAGACAAGTGTAAGACATTACCAGAGGATGGCCTTATGGCTAAAGGATTATAATCCCATTCCCAGACCTCACTGGCGAGACAATTGAATTTACTTACTTCAttattgcaaaatatatatAGCTCCTCGTTAGCTTAGCTCCTCGTTAGCTACAAGGGGTGTTGACGgaattttaaatagttatagAAAACAACTTGAGGATTTAACTCCATACCAAAGTCACCTAAGTGTCAAAGTTGAGATATTTGAATTACTCGCttcaatattgcaatatatgaTTAAAGTCtgaaaatttgatattgattattttctattttcctGTTCAGAAGTTGTGGTCCTTAATACATAGGAAAACGTCTTTTTTCTCTGAATTTCAATGCCATAACTTCTGACCATCAATCCGATGCTTTTCAGAATTTAATATGCTGTTACTGATTACAAAATGGATGTTATGTTTGGAAGTGACGATTTTCACGTTTGCAGTTTAAGATTTATGGATTTGAAAAGGTCACAATGGATTATGAActgttctgtttattttttgtaaggaCTAGCATTTTTTTTCCTCTGAATTTTTGTTTTCGGCTCACATGTGACAAATGTTTGCAGAATTGTATTAACATTAAAGGTATCAATTTTTCtgtaccagatgcgcatttcgacaaaaaaaatgtctctCTGGTTATGGTCAtgccaaaatattgaaaatccaAAGTAAAGAGCTTATAAACCAAAAATGAGAAGAAAaaacagtttaacaaaattcCGGAGATATATGCCGATATTTAATGTAGGCAaccacatattttttgtttaaaaagaatGATTTTAGGATTAAATATAATCAGTGAAGCCGGTTTGAAATATGAGCATGctcacttttgttttatttaatggtAATAAACTGAAACTGATTGTTTGGGGTTTGTGTGatgctgatttaaaaaaaatatcttcagtGATCTCATACATACCTATTATATTCCATCGTGCAAATAAAGGTCACCATTAGTACATACGAAAGGTGACATTGAATAGAGGTGACCTTTGTATACCTTTACAGTGTAATAAGAAGAGGGTAACCTGACAAAAAAGGATTTCCCTTAAAAGAGTTGACCTGAATAGATAGGTTTTACTAGTTGTAATTATATAAACCTAATTTGTAGTTTGATAGATGATATCTTGTGGTATAAAGGTATTctttgtatttggttttcaaaaTTTCTAGGTATTTCCTCTATTCCCCCTATGATATCATCCATGGAGTACGgcgatttttcaaattttagaaatgatGTCCTCTGATTTTTCCGTTTTCAggaaaaatagtttttaatcaGCAGAAAATGTCTCTCCAggtttttaaaagggggtttaTAATTCCTTCAAacagtttaaatttcatttttttggacgattttatgcttaaaaacatataaatgaagaaaaaacatgTTATACTTATTTTTCGGTGGTCAAAGTGGCATCCTGTATGCACCTTTATCCGAAATTTCATTAAAACCAAAGATATATTATTACTCCTTATAATGGATTAAATGATAAACTTCAGCTTATAGGCAAAGTGAGAGATAGCAATATACAGATAGAGAATGAAGACAAACATTACCCTCGTAAATTTTACTGTCTCCTTTCCCGATCTTTCTTACAAATTAAGCTCACTGTTGGATATGCattgtatgtaatcagtatatctttcatgaatttgattttcagtagttttaatgGTAATTATGCAAAACATATATTTGCTGTTAATAATATTGCTATAAATTCCAATATAAAGATAActatcaaggtcaaataaatcATGCATTActgttcaaaatatataattaactcAGCAGTTCAGTAGTTAGCacctcggtgttgacatgaatatctatcatatggtaattttgataaatttactattggcaaaagtatgaattattcgaaattctgattttttttattccaggcatagataaacatagccgtatttggcacaacttttttgaattttgggtcatcaatggCTCTTCAATTTTTtgcttgtttggctttctatatattttgatCTACGCGTCCTTGACGAGTCTTGTGTAAACGAAACGCATGCCTGGCATATTaagttataagcctggtacatttgataacgatttacaatttatttaaagaCAAGGTAGGAATGCAAATCCTCATTCATGTAAATTACCGGTACtaacaacattttaaatacataatttaCTGTAACAGCGCCAATATAAATTACTAAAATGCAAATGAAATGACCACCGTCTTGAAATAACAGTATGTGTGTTATTTCTCTCTATAGTTTGTGCAATTTAAACATTTCTTGAttggtgtgagaaaaatattacatctcACTAGTGAAgaatctgttctcggcaaataaTGGGttgaaattaaattacaatgtaaaatttTCTGTCATTTCTCCTGAATTTTCGATTCAAATCCTCCTCTTTCGTGTCTATACTAgcaataattacatttattaatGTATCTGCGCTGATCTACTTACCAAAATACAGATGTATTTCAAATCTATTAAATTAACAGTATGTTTTGTGATTTGTGTGGTTATTTGCTTGCCAGTTTGGTCATTGCCTTTGTATACCGACTGCTACATTACAATATAGATGATGATCaactcaaaatacaaaaaaggcGATTTCAATTTAAACCTTTTATCGCAATTATGCAATCGGTTTTGCTAGTTTTGTAATTCATTTcagtcatattaaaaaaaatgcatggtTACCACCAAAGACAGTCAAGACAGGTTTTCGATACCCTGGCATTCATGCTTctcaaacattaaaaattgaCCTCCACGAAATAGCACAATAGTGCTGAAAATTGCCCTTTTAACaccaaataatcaataaaatttaaaatactgcattttatgtgtcaattttcATCGATTTTTGTTGTAAATGTGTCATAAAGATCCCAATTGACCTTTTAAGTGCAATCCATTGTATGCTGTAGAATTCCTGTTGACCCTTATTACACATTTTCTCCTTCAAAACGTTGTCATTGTATTTCCGccagtttattttagaaaactgtACAAAACCTTAAGTATGTAAAGTATCTTTGATTTTCTGCCAGAAAATGACATTTCCCTGTTCGTCATTCGGATATTCAATATACGACTGATTCTGAATAAGTTCATATAAAACTAACGGCAACTCTTCTGGTAAAAGCTTCTcataaaataccaaaaacaaagtatttttttccatttcttgAATGAACACTTTCCATTCTGGCCATGTTGAATTCAAACATACAATAATAAGAGTCTAGAAATGATCTAGTTAGTATGCAGATAGTCTTTCGGCTGTTCTGTATAGCATTTATAATATTATCTGTGATATCTTCTCCGGGCATGAAATCTCGCTGATGTATGCACAGCTTTAACACGCCTTGTTCCAGATTTTCAATGCAGTCTTTTATGACAAATTCTCGATCTTTATCAGAATATGATATAAAGGCATCATAAACATACTCAGTCAATTCCTCATGtgatttctttttcatatattttagttttgctGTGTAGAAAATGTATCGAAGTTTCCATCGGTGTCGATAAATGACTCCtgttaattgattgattgattgttggttgctttacgccgcattagcacaaaaaggctatatcgcggcgactCCTGTTAATAAAATTGctataaatatcaaaacagCAATAGCCGCGATTAcgattaaatataaataatccaTACATTCACTCTCAATGTATAGTACTACATCTTCAAATGAATTCGAGGGTGAATTGCTCCCATTCAGGTATTGACATCTTAAGTGAGAAAAGTTTATGAAATGTTCTCGCCTACGTTGCATCCATTGTAAAAATGAAAGTGTATAGGAGTTACAATGAACCGGGTTGAAACTTAgatcaatttgtaaaatgttgtcGCTTTTCTTTAGAATTCTGTCTAAGTTTGTAAAGGACTTGTGGTCTAAATGATTTATTGAATTGAATGTTAGGTTCAAAATATGCAACTTTATCAAATGTGACAGGTCAAAATTGACCTCTTTCAGGCTGTTATAACTTAGGTCAATAATTTGTAGATACGGTTGGTCTTTTAGAATTAagatttgaaattgaattgttAGCTAGACATACATATTCAAGTTTAGTTTCACCTTTTATCATGTAGCTATTATTTCCTAGGTATTTACCAAGTGCATTACCTAGTAGGTGGAGGAATTTAACATGTGTTAGATtcaacaatatttcatttaaggCATTCATACTAAGATTGAGTATTTGAAGACTTTGCGGTGATGGAACTGATTTTCTAGTTGGAAATACTACATtgaaattgtttgtaaaacgtAGTTCATGTATAGACGTGTTTAacaacattgcattaatttctTCCCACGGAAAAGTATTCTCAGTTCGAGCTGTTTCCCAAACATCTTTCATGTCTAAAACCTCGATTTGTGTCATTGCCAAACTCGAAACCATATCAACCATCATAAACTGGTTAAGTTTGTATTCAGAAGAACCACAAAGGTCTagttttaatacttttaacTTTGACAGTCGAGAAAATGCACCAGATTTAACGTAAGTTACGgcacatttttgtatatatatatgagttaAATGAGGTGTGTGTTCGAAGGAATCGTTGAAAAGAGATAGACGGCCACACGTATCAAACTTTAATGAGTGTAAGTTTTGAAGTGAAGCATAACCTGGTCCCAGGCattgtacatttttgaaaacacGCCTTCCAACATCAACATCAAGTTCTATTTTTTCGAGATTAACTAAATGAGCAATTGTCAAATCTGGAAAAATGCAAATACGGGGATAGGAATACATATTGTTGTTTTGAATAGACAACCGTATGAGTGATTTAAGAGGTTTAAAACATCCAGGAGGAACTTGCCGAGTATTATAActcagtttgtttttgttaaggTTGAGATACTGAAGGTTTTCTAGTCCTGTAAATGTCTGTTCATTTATTGATTCCAAATAGTTGAATGATAAATCCAGTACGGAAAGattaatcaaatattcaaaagtatTATTGGCTATTTCTCGGGCTTTGCTGGTCATAAATGGACTTCTATCAAGTTTAAGATGcctcagatttaaaaaaatgcttgcTTATCTTTGAGAGAATGTTGTTGTTTGATAGATCCAAAACTGTTAGACTGGTCATTCCAtcaaatgtattgttttgtattgaAACAATACCGTTATTATTGAGTTTAAGGTGCTGCAGATTTTGAATTCCAACAAATGATTGTCTGTTGATAGATGTTAATCTGTTGAATGATATAtccaaaaaagtcaaatatttcaaatgttcaaatgTTGCATTTGGTATCTCCTTGATTAAGTTACTCTCTAAATCAATGTAAACAGCTTCTGGTGGTAAATCAGGGATGTTTGTCAGGTTTTTATGTGAACACTCAATGTGTAACTTTCCTTTTGTGTAAAATTTCCCACATGGAAAAGTCAGTTTTAAATTGCTCAAATTACTTCTTGTTATTCCTAAACAGAAAACGCTGCTGAACAACATGATTAATATAAACTGAGTAAATAGGGTTGGGTCCATCATTTCTTTATTCTTACTTCCCTGTAAAAAGGTTATAAATGTAATACTaattcaaataaacaattacatataGAAAAAACGTCCGTTTTGTAGTCAATAATTGTGTTGTAATCTTAATAactataaaaagacaaattactattacaacaaagaaaaaacaaaatgacatatgGACACACCaaagacaaagcacataaacaaaaatgaaaaaaactagaataaaaaaaaatgatcctGGAATATAACACAATGGCGGAATGAATAAATACAGAATCACGCCGGAAgtatattacaaaaatgaactaaacagtaaaagttaaaaatatacaaagacaaataaaaagaacactATAACACACGATAACCATGTCAGTACATAGAAcgtatacttcaagaccatcatatattatttgtgaagtcgatgcagaatatttatcaacaaggtattGGTATTTTCCGATGAACTTTGTTTAAAGAATAAAAGGATGAGAAGAGTTTCAACGAGCATTTATTAAGTCTAGATATTTTGACTTGCGTGATAAAGAATAATAAGTGCGAAATATCATTCTTTGAGGTCTCTATAATAGCAGGTCTAATTTCGTAAAGGTTTCATGTGTAATATAATTGTCTTATTTAGATCTAGTTTGTTATTTGTGTGCCTTATAGTTTTAATCTTGTTCATCCATTCACTGtatgaattaaattttacaCACTTGTTGGACATGCGTAGTTGTGTATTTCCTTTTACAACTTGATCGGTCGCTCGTTCCTGATTTTGTTCTCTTTGGAGTAATATGAACATTACCGGTCAGCCCATTAGCTATTACGTCATTCTATTTACTTTTGCGCATGTCTGAATTGGAAGAACtcgttatttatgtttttttctccatttcaTTTACTAGTAGTTTAATTTAATATACTGCAACTTTGTTAATTCTGACTCCTGCGGGGCCTTGCATAATTGTCAGTCAAGTAAAAACATTAAGAAGTTATGATTGTCTTGTTGTAGAAGATTAATAACAATAACGGTATTATTTGTTTGGCACGAGATGCGCATTTctacaataaatgtctcttgaAAGGGAACAAACATGACCTTAATTTAACCCTTATTCATTTTAGTTTTGATGTGTTTCTGAtaagcaaatatattttattaaggaAGCTCGCTCGGCCGTTCTTGAATGCGCAGCGCATATCGAGTTACCGTATGATGTCGTAAAATATAGTCgattaaacatgttaagaaCTGCCGGATTTGTATGTCAATTTAAAAACCAATTCATTCGTGTATTCATTTGTTAACTACGTGTATTGACAAAAACTTTTCCgtttagatttgtttttattgatattgtttcCGAAAGCTTACAATATTGTGGATTCTCATTATCTGCGTGGTACTCACTTTGGTGTAAACAATATGTTATTAGGAAATCtacaaattacaatatatatattaacattcaCAAAAaggattcagaaacaagcaaCAAACgcttttgttaatataaacatgatataggTGAACTTCGAATTGAAGTGTGCAACGATTTACAAATTTCTAAAAGGCTTGCATATACAGCATTAGAATAGAAATTTCGTTGTTCAGGGCTGTtgaatttttgtattcaaattacaTTAGTAATGatgttttctttctattttgacCCTAACTTGAGAATGATCTTTTGCAAAAGGCTCGTGTTCTACATTATAAAGTTTGCGAAGCCTTTTATGCTAATGCAAAAGAAGCTGATTTACTGCTTGGTCGTAGATTTCTCCGagcattatttataaaacaagtaATTACATTTTAacctaatttgaaaaatcatgaaaaattgtCTTACGTTTTTGATAATCAGCTGGTTTTATTAATCATcagatatttttgatatttacgTCTATGAGGTTTGTATCCTGGTTTTAAGATACATTTGAAGTGTTTGAGGAAATTTTAAAGCCATTGGTGTTTATTATTggatatatttgaataaagtattaaattttaatgatcTGGTTAACGAGagacaacttttaaaaacacaatGAGAAAGATAGTTTATTGTTGAATAtacttgaatatttatattaataaaatcattatagataccaggattaaattttgtatttacgccagaagcgcgtttcgaTTCGAAGTATCCACTAAGGTTAtaaaaatttttaaaaggtttaaagCTTTAAACTATTATCATTTCTCAACAAACACGAAAGGAATAATTGAAAACATGTTATTTCATTTGTAATGAACTGTATAgttagttttacaaatttaaccGTGGTTTTctccttttaaaatatatcccAAGAATTTAAATGCCAACATAGTATCAAAAAGggttttgaaaacaattggCAGAAAAAAATTAGTGTTGCTGTGTTTTAGATGCATTGACTAAACATATAAGATATACAGTGTTTCTAATAATTCAAAGCACAAATTAATtaatggattttattatattagtGTTTGCTTCATGGGTTAATTTGCAATATGTTTAGGAAGAAGACCTTATAACTTAAGCTCTTAATATCACATGTTTCCAAACGTGGACTATCTTCCCTCTcctcttatataaataaaacacgcacacaattaaaaaaagcacAATATATACCTCATATCTCTTCATATGcatatgtataaaaattatgCCTTATCATGATTCATCTTTCAGATGAAGAGGAGTTTGTACGTGAAATAAAACCATCCCGCCATCAAAGAAATGACAGTGATGGACGAAGTGATGGAAGTGACTGTAATCGTAAAGGCAGACGACAGGACAAAAGATCAAGTTCTAGTGATCCCTATGGTAGCCGTGATGACACGCCTGATAGTAGTGATGCGGATAATTTTTCAGGTAGTTATGATGGAAGCATTGAGGACAGAGTTGAAGGACGTCGATCAAATAATAGAAGGAATGAACGTGAAACAGGTTTTAAACCTGCATTAAAAAATAGGAATAGTGGTGAATTAAAACGTGCTGGCGAATCCAGAGGGTATCAAAATCGCAGTTTTGAAGAAGAATCAAATCGCCACAGAACTCGAACTCCGCCTCCACCACCATCATTCGTCCCGCCGCCTCCGCCAGAAAATAGACCACCATCGGctagcaaaaagtataatccacCAGGTCAAGGTAAACTATTAAGTTTCACTATGTATAGACCATTTGTGCTCCcaacattatcatgattatataccttttatttaatttaatagcATCTAGTGAAATTCGTAATTCTGATGTAAAGGCGACTGCAAGTAGACATATTGCATGTTATACTTCTTAACGATGACCGAAACCTTTAAAAGTGGGTATGAAATATTGCGCAAACTGGAAGACTTTTCCGTTCAACTCTTCTATGACAAATAACTATTTATATCTGGGTCTATCTGTTGATACACTGCATTTACGTTTTCAGTTCACCTTGTCCAATTATCCAATTATAATATTTGAGCTTATGTTTGCACTTGGCGTTCGTTGTTGTTGacttttcaaaagaaatatttttgtaacattcattttgtgttttatatctCACCAAATCACACAACATAGTTGCTATGAATTAAAATAGTTGATGATTCGGTAATGAAATGAAGTAACTTATATAtcgaaatttttaaaacatttttaaatctttccGTATCTAGAAAATACtcgtatttattaaaaaataattgataccacattaaacaaatgaaatgttatATTGTTATGATAGAAGTAAATGGTTAGGCAACGACATGTGTTCATAAGTATGTACTTTACGACACCCGGTACACTATGAGATATAATCTTGTGCATTGGTTTTCGTCATAACATGCATTTGAATCAGCtagttttgtaaaacaaaaattattacattgtatataaaatatttagtatcatttttcttaaaattaattgaataatcaTTCTCGtttttttgcaggtgttcaatagGCTTTTGTCTTTGTCAGTTGTTTAGCATATGTATTAGTGTTGTAAAGCTGTGTTTcgtatgacaaaaaaaaagaaaaaacaaacaaaaatcagcCACCACTTTCAATGATGAtaagaaaaacgacaaaattagaaaactaaatatttagcAACGTGGCATATACCTTTCACATATTATACAATTGTCTACTGACTGATTGtaatgccaatttttttttatatttatcaagcACAGAATCTCCTGTTATCTTTCAGAGAAAACACACATTAAATGAGAAggttactttttattatatttgaaataaaaaatcataaaaaatgtcAACTTTCGACTCTTAGATTTAATGTGTAGTTTAGTTTCCACATGTACACAGCTATATTTGTTTTGCagcaaacaaacgacaacaagaCCAGTTACACAATGAACTGTCCCAAAGATTAGCAGGAAAGCCATCCGTCAAGAGTAAACCTCAAAATCCGAATGTGTATCTGTCTACAAAGTCATCAGCAAAAGAAGTCGTTGAATGGTTATATTCAAAATCTTTTTCTCAGaagtatgtttttgtttcaattaaattgatttattacTAGAGAACAGCGGTGTACTTcgactgttgcctttatttgtatgTCTTATTTGTGAAGTGctgatatttttgtctttctttagGGTGATAACACTTCATAGTTATTAAActgtatcaatattttcaaagaaCAGAAGTTGTATAGTCACAACGTGAAATTATTTGGTCTCAACGATGAACATAAACTACAGGTACACGTTGTCCTACCTGTCTATAAACTCTTCGTTAATCAGATTTTGTATTATTACTGTCAGTTCTTCAATGTTGTTTTACCTgtcatattttgtaattttcagatgCATTGATGTGTTAAGAGGATATAATGGCCATGATTTACTTAGGATGAAGATGAAGGATCTGGAAAGGTTGATTAATCATGATGAAGCACAAAGATTGGATGGTCATCTAACACTTCAGAAAAATATGTCAGGAGTAtgtatttaattcttttattgtgaaaaacaacgaaaaacattttttgttaaaaattggcataaatatttgaatactcattaaaaaatgaacagGAAGAGTTCTTAGTATTTATTGATCAGAAGTAATGGTTTtgctttttatattatttagaagatgctataaatttataaattattaagaaacataAAATGGAATTGGCAATTTTGTTTATGTACTTACGGTCATGTAATTCtcacatatttaaattttagctttcattattaaaagttaaataaataaagtgttTCGGactcaaatacaaaaaagtaaaacaaccaAAACTCTTTTGAGATTAGTTTCATGGAATGCAAATATGACCACTCAGTTTTAAGTAGTAATTATTCATCTCgcttgattttgaaaaaaaaacacatttatatagCTTGAACTAATTacttttatgtaatttatacacaGTATAAAACACAGGGTCCAAAAGAACTCCAAGCAATATTACAGCAAAGGAAACAAAAGGCAGACACACATGATGATGATGTTGGTCGACCGCCTAGTTTCGCTCCAGAATCACCTGATTATTCTGATGATAATTCCGAAGGTAAGGTGCTTGGCTTTCTTAGCTTTAGATGATTTATATTAAACTTGCTTCAGCTTTTCAAAAATGCgagatcataaaatataaaggtaatatttgtg
It contains:
- the LOC134685547 gene encoding leucine-rich repeat and immunoglobulin-like domain-containing nogo receptor-interacting protein 1-B — its product is MTSKAREIANNTFEYLINLSVLDLSFNYLESINEQTFTGLENLQYLNLNKNKLSYNTRQVPPGCFKPLKSLIRLSIQNNNMYSYPRICIFPDLTIAHLVNLEKIELDVDVGRRVFKNVQCLGPGYASLQNLHSLKFDTCGRLSLFNDSFEHTPHLTHIYIQKCAVTYVKSGAFSRLSKLKVLKLDLCGSSEYKLNQFMMVDMVSSLAMTQIEVLDMKDVWETARTENTFPWEEINAMLLNTSIHELRFTNNFNVVFPTRKSVPSPQSLQILNLSMNALNEILLNLTHVKFLHLLGNALGKYLGNNSYMIKGETKLEYVCLANNSISNLNSKRPTVSTNY